The Centroberyx gerrardi isolate f3 chromosome 24, fCenGer3.hap1.cur.20231027, whole genome shotgun sequence genome includes a region encoding these proteins:
- the avpr2l gene encoding arginine vasopressin receptor 2, like codes for MNHSGNSTEKPTKVDGEVHGRFALIRAAVLGLIFLLATCGNLFFLGTLWKKRKRNTRTQLFLLHLCLADLVVAFFQVLPQLSIEITHRFRGTDFVCRSVKYLQVVGMFASTYMIVAMTIDRYHAVCRPMVSFFKGSFRRYLSIGAAWLVSLAFSTPQLFIFSLQEVEENQYDCWATFIEPWGSRIYISWITLSVFALPAVILLYCQIRICTSIYFNMKRKALQAGRTGTKGVSSAMLKTVKMTFVIIMVYTVCWSPFFVVQLWSAWSPSSAPTKGPVFVIIMLLASLNSCTNPWIYLYYS; via the exons ATGAATCACAGCGGCAACAGCACCGAAAAGCCAACAAAGGTGGATGGAGAAGTGCATGGGCGTTTTGCGCTCATCAGAGCTGCAGTTCTGGGATTGATTTTCTTGCTTGCCACATGTGGGAATCTGTTCTTTTTGGGCACACTTTGGAAGAAGCGAAAGAGAAACACGAGGACCCAGCTGTTCCTGCTGCACCTGTGCTTGGCGGATCTGGTGGTCGCTTTCTTCCAAGTCTTACCgcagctctccattgaaattacgCACAGGTTCAGAGGCACTGACTTTGTGTGCCGGTCTGTGAAATACCTGCAGGTGGTCGGCATGTTTGCCTCTACATACATGATAGTGGCTATGACCATAGACCGCTACCATGCGGTCTGCAGGCCGATGGTTTCCTTCTTCAAGGGATCATTTCGGAGGTACCTCTCCATCGGCGCGGCGTGGCTGGTCTCCCTCGCCTTCAGCACACCGCAGCTGTTCATCTTCTCCCTccaagaggtggaggagaaccAGTACGACTGCTGGGCAACATTTATTGAACCGTGGGGGAGCAGGATATACATCAGCTGGATCACTCTGTCGGTGTTTGCCCTCCCCGCCGTCATTCTACTCTATTGCCAAATAAGAATATGCACAAGCATCTACTTCAACATGAAGAGGAAGGCGCTGCAGGCGGGACGCACGGGCACCAAGGGGGTGTCCAGCGCGATGCTGAAGAcggtgaaaatgacatttgttATTATAATGGTATACACAGTCTGCTGGAGCCCGTTCTTTGTTGTCCAGCTGTGGTCTGCCTGGAGCCCAAGCAGCGCGCCTACAAAAG gtccaGTGTTTGTCATCATCATGTTGCTTGCCAGTCTCAACAGCTGCACCAACCCTTGGATATACCTCTactacagctaa